One genomic region from Heterodontus francisci isolate sHetFra1 chromosome 14, sHetFra1.hap1, whole genome shotgun sequence encodes:
- the LOC137377233 gene encoding streptococcal hemagglutinin-like, whose translation MGGCWSAQTRWAEGPESVLYLEKKKSIQAIQSTLASLSTQASQSAQKSQSSQTSQSAQVTQSTQASQDTQTLQSAKKSQSSQVSQSTQVSQSAKKSQSSQVSQSTLVLQSTLASQNILVLQSILASQSTLASEYPGITEYPGITEHPGIAEHPGIAEHPGIAEHPGITKHPGITEYHGIRSTLASQSTPASQSTPASQSTPASQNAQSSQSAPASQGPQASQSYQASQSAQASQGPQAAQSSQAAQSSQASQSAQVSQSTQVSQSTQVSQSIQVSQRIQALQSTQVSQSTQVSQSIQVSQSTQVSQSTQVSQSVQVSQSTQVSQSTQVSQSIQASQSIQASQSIQASQGTQASQSIQVSQSIQRIQVSQSIQASQSAQASQSSLGSQSSQASQTTQPSQTAQALQSILASQSTQVSHSTKESESSRASQSSQASQSVQVSQSIQSTQVSQSIQVSQSIQVSQSIQASQSAQASQSSLGSQSSQASQTTQPSQTAQALQSILASQSTQVSHSTKESESSRASQSSQASQSVQVSQSIQASQSTRVSQSTRVSQSTRVSQSTQVSQSTQVSQSILASQSTQSIQVSQSIQVSQSIQISQSIQASQSAQASQSSRGSQSSQASQTTQPSQTAQALQSILASQSTQVSHSTKESESSRASQSSQASQSAHTSQSIQASQSTQVSQSIQVSQSILASQSSQVSQSTQVSQSIQASQSTQVSQSTRVSQSTRVSQSTRVSQSTQVSQSILASQSIQVSQITQVPQRTQVSQSIQASQSIQASQSTQASQSTQVLQSTQVSQSILASQSILASQCTQVSHSTQASQSIQVSQSIQASQSTQVSKSTQVSQSILASQCIQASQSTQASQSTQVLQSTQVSQSILASQSILASQCTQVSHSTQASQSIQVSQSIQASQSTQVSKSTQVSQSILASQCTQVSHSTQASQSIQVSQSIQASQSTQHPGITEHPGITEHPGITEHPGITEHPGVTEHPGITEHPGITEHPGVTEHPGITEHPVITEHPGITEHPGITVHPGITEHPGITEHQVSQSTQASQSAQVSQSAQASQSTQASQSIQISQSALVSQSAQVSQSTQVSQSIQVSQSTQASQSQVSQSTQVSQSIQVSQQVSQSTQVSQSIQASQ comes from the exons atgggtggttgttggtcggcacagactcggtgggccgaagggcctgaatcagtgctgtatctcgaaaaaaaaaAGAGCATCCAGGCCATACAGAGCACACTGGCATCACTGAGCACCCAG GCTTCGCAGAGCGCCCAGAAATCACAGAGTTCCCAGACATCACAGAGTGCCCAGGTCACACAGAGCACCCAGGCATCACAGGACACCCAGACATTGCAGAGCGCCAAGAAATCACAGAGctcccaggtatcacagagcacccaggtatcacagagcgcCAAGAAATCACAGAGctcccaggtatcacagagcaccctGGTATTGCAGAGCACCCTGGCATCACAGAACATCCTGGTATTGCAGAGCATCCTGGCATCACAGAGTACCCTGGCATCAGAGTACCCCGGCATCACAGAGTACCCCGGCATCACTGAGCATCCTGGCATCGCAGAGCATCCTGGTATTGCAGAGCATCCTGGTATTGCAGAGCATCCAGGCATCACAAAGCACCCCGGCATCACAGAGTACCATGGCATCAGA AGCACCCTGGCATCACAGAGTACCCCGGCATCACAGAGCACCCCGGCATCACAGAGTACCCCGGCATCACAGAACGCCCAGTCATCACAGAGTGCCCCGGCATCACAGGGTCCCCAGGCATCGCAGAGCTACCAGGCATCGCAGAGTGCCCAGGCATCACAGGGTCCCCAGGCAGCGCAGAGCTCCCAGGCAGCGCAGAGCTCCCAGGCATCGCAGAGtgcccaggtatcacagagcacccaggtatcacagagcacccaggtatcacagagcatccaggtatcACAGAGAATCCAGGCATtacagagcacccaggtatcacagagcacccaggtatcacagagcatccaggtatcacagagcacccaggtgTCACAGAGCACCCAGGTGTCACAGAGCGTCCAGGTGTCACAGAGCACCCAGGTGTCACAGAGCACCCAGGTGTCACAGAGCATCCAGGCGTCACAGAGCATCCAGGCGTCACAGAGCATCCAGGCGTCACAGGGCACCCAGgcatcacagagcatccaggtatcacagagcatccag cgcatccaggtatcacagagcatccaggcatCACAGAGTGCCCAGGCATCGCAGAGCTCCTTAGGATCGCAGAGCAGCCAGGCATCACAGACCACCCAGCCATCGCAGACTGCCCAAGCATTGCAGAGCATCCTGGCttcacagagcacccaggtatcacacAGCACCAAGGAATCAGAGAGCTCCCGGGCATCACAGAGCAGCCAGGCATCACAGAGcgtccaggtatcacagagcatccag agcacccaggtatcacagagcatccaggtatcacagagcatccaggtatcacagagcatccaggcatCACAGAGTGCCCAGGCATCGCAGAGCTCCCTAGGATCGCAGAGCAGCCAGGCATCACAGACCACCCAGCCATCGCAGACTGCCCAAGCATTGCAGAGCATCCTGGCttcacagagcacccaggtatcacacAGTACCAAGGAATCAGAGAGCTCCCGGGCATCACAGAGCAGTCAGGCATCACAGAGcgtccaggtatcacagagcatccaggcatCACAGAGCACCCGGGTATCACAGAGCACCCGGGTATCACAGAGCACCCGggtatcacagagcacccaggtatcacagagcacccaggtatcacagagcatcctggcatcacagagcacccag agcatccaggtatcacagagcatccaggtatcacagagcatccagatatcacagagcatccaggcatCACAGAGTGCCCAGGCATCGCAGAGCTCCCGAGGATCGCAGAGCAGCCAGGCATCACAGACCACCCAGCCATCGCAGACTGCCCAAGCATTGCAGAGCATCCTGGCttcacagagcacccaggtatcacacAGTACCAAGGAATCAGAGAGCTCCCGGGCATCACAGAGCAGCCAGGCATCACAGAGCGCCCACACTTCGCAGAGCATCCAggcatcacagagcacccaggtatcacagagcatccaggtatcacagagcatcctGGCATCACAGAGctcccaggtatcacagagcacccaggtatcacagagcatccaggcatcacagagcacccaggtatcacagagcacccgGGTATCACAGAGCACCCGGGTATCACAGAGCACCCGggtatcacagagcacccaggtatcacagagcatcctggcatcacagagcatccaggtatcACAGATCACCCAGGTACCACAGAgaacccaggtatcacagagcatccaggcatcacagagcatccaggcatcacagagcacccaggcatcacagagcacccaggtattacagagcacccaggtatcacagagcatcctGGCATCACAGAGCATCCTGGCATCACAGTGCACCCAGGTATCACACAGCACCCAGgcatcacagagcatccaggtatcacagagcatccaggcatcacagagcacccaggtatcaaagagcacccaggtatcacagagcatcctGGCATCACAGTGCATCCAggcatcacagagcacccaggcatcacagagcacccaggtattacagagcacccaggtatcacagagcatcctGGCATCACAGAGCATCCTGGCATCACAGTGCACCCAGGTATCACACAGCACCCAGgcatcacagagcatccaggtatcacagagcatccaggcatcacagagcacccaggtatcaaagagcacccaggtatcacagagcatcctGGCATCACAGTGCACCCAGGTATCACACAGCACCCAGgcatcacagagcatccaggtatcacagagcatccaggcatCACAGAGCACACAG CATCCAggcatcacagagcacccaggtatcacagagcatccaggtatcacagagcacccaggtatcacagagcacccaggtgtcacagagcatccaggtatcacagagcacccaggtatcacagagcacccaggtgTCACAGAGCATCCAGGCATCACAGAGCACCCAGTTATCACAGAGCATCCTGGCATCACAGAGCATCCTGGCATCACAGtgcacccaggtatcacagagcatccaggcatcacagagcaccaggtatcacagagcacccaggcATCACAGAGCGCCCAGGTATCACAGAGCGCCCAggcatcacagagcacccaggCATCACAGAGCATCCAGATATCACAGAGCGCCCTGGTATCACAGAGcgcccaggtatcacagagcacccaggtatcacagagcatccaggtatcacagagcacccaggcatcacagagc caggtatcacagagcacccaggtatcacagagcatccaggtatcacag caggtatcacagagcacccaggtatcacagagcatccaggcatcacag